In one window of Oncorhynchus kisutch isolate 150728-3 linkage group LG16, Okis_V2, whole genome shotgun sequence DNA:
- the LOC109878181 gene encoding zinc finger protein OZF-like — MSQLQLLREFLNERVMAAAVDIFGAVEKTVAEYQEENDRLRRLLRIDSLQLSLAVSEEVLPEHQHCEREWSFSLGQENTEATQIKEEEEQISQEEERLQELFDTKNATFTPACVTSKCDQVDPLTPQIQTLENQECDPKQVNLTPFGTVTQLKALNIPCDPPNNQNNASSYSTAESSDPIGLDSSPTLDPSLPLTHNPPFKKHRSKPSNTAIKTLRCCDCGETFALKADLQMHVTLAKKQPRECQFCKNLYGSTCKLKAHVRLCHDGKTSTCPYFGKTFKLEGDLSKHMIHTGEKRFSCGDCGKSFNRKGNLTQHILTHTGEKSFSCGDCGKSFSLKRNLTEHVRTHTGEKPFSCGDCGKSFKQKGHLTMHKLTHTGEKPFSCGDCGKSFNRKQPLNMHKLTHTGEKPFSCDDCGKSFNLKDSLKKHKFTHTGEKPFSCGDCGKSFYQKGHLNVHKRTHTDSHKRETI; from the coding sequence ATTCCTTGcagctctctctcgctgtctctgaaGAGGTTCTCCCTGAGCATCAGCATTGTGAGCGGGAGTGGAGCTTCAGTCTGGGACAGGAGAACACTGAAGCCACACAGATTAAAGAGGAAGAGGAGCAAATCAGTCAGGAGGAAGAACGGCTTCAAGAGCTCTTTGATACCAAAAATGCCACTTTCACTCCTGCCTGTGTGACAAGTAAATGTGATCAGGTGGACCCCTTGACTCCTCAAATCCAGACTTTGGAGAACCAAGAGTGTGACCCGAAACAAGTGAATCTCACACCTTTTGGTACTGTGACTCAGCTAAAGGCTCTCAACATTCCATGTGACCCTCCAAATAATCAAAACAATGCATCCAGCTACAGCACAGCCGAAAGCAGTGACCCAATAGGACTCGACAGCAGCCCAACATTAGATCCCAGCCTACCATTGACTCACAACCCACCATTTAAGAAACACAGATCCAAACCCAGCAACACAGCTATAAAAACTCTCCGCTGCTGTGACTGTGGTGAAACATTTGCTCTAAAAGCTGACCTGCAGATGCATGTGACTCTTGCCAAGAAGCAACCCCGTGAATGCCAATTCTGCAAAAATTTATACGGATCTACCTGTAAACTGAAGGCCCATGTCAGACTGTGTCACGATGGGAAAACCAGCACCTGCCCCTATTTTGGAAAGACATTCAAACTAGAAGGAGATCTGTCCAAGCACatgattcacacaggagagaaaagatttagctgtggtgactgtgggaagagctttAATCGCAAGGGGAATCTAACCCAACATATACtgactcacacaggggagaaatcatTTAGTtgtggtgactgtgggaaaagcttcagtCTCAAGAGGAACCTAACCGAACATGTTcggactcacacaggagagaaaccatttagctgtggtgactgtgggaagagcttcaaacAGAAGGGACACCTAACCATGCATAaactgactcacacaggagagaaaccatttagctgtggtgactgtgggaagagtttcaatCGCAAGCAGCCCCTAAACATGCATAaactgactcacacaggagagaaaccatttagctgtgaTGACTGTGGGAAAAGTTTTAATTTGAAGGACTCCCTAAAGAAACACAAATttactcacacaggagagaaaccctttagttgtggtgactgtgggaaaagcttctATCAGAAGGGGCACCTGAACGTGCACAAACGGACTCATACTGATTCACACAagagagaaaccatttag